In the Advenella kashmirensis WT001 genome, one interval contains:
- a CDS encoding fumarate hydratase C-terminal domain-containing protein, protein MIPNCAATRHVHFVLDGSGVANLTPPSLSDWPDVHWAPDYNASKQVNLDTLTKEEVASWKPGQTLLLNGKMLTGRDAAHKRIQDMLAKGEPLPVDFTNRVIYYVGPVDPVRDEVVGPAGPTTATRMDKFTDMMLEKTGLIAMIGKAERGPVAIDSIKNHRSAYLMAVGGSAYLVSKAIRGAKVVGFEDLGMEAIYEFDVKDMPVTVAVDSSGTSVHKTGPREWQAKIGIIPVPA, encoded by the coding sequence ATGATTCCCAACTGCGCGGCGACTCGCCACGTGCATTTTGTGCTGGACGGATCGGGCGTGGCGAACCTGACGCCGCCATCGCTGTCCGACTGGCCTGATGTTCACTGGGCGCCTGATTACAATGCCTCCAAGCAAGTGAACCTGGATACGCTGACCAAGGAAGAAGTGGCCAGCTGGAAGCCCGGCCAGACGCTGCTGTTAAACGGTAAAATGCTCACCGGTCGCGACGCCGCACATAAGCGCATTCAGGACATGCTGGCAAAAGGCGAACCGCTGCCTGTCGATTTCACCAACCGCGTCATCTATTATGTCGGTCCGGTGGATCCGGTGCGCGATGAAGTGGTGGGCCCTGCAGGCCCAACGACGGCCACTCGCATGGACAAATTCACCGACATGATGCTGGAGAAAACCGGTCTGATCGCGATGATTGGCAAAGCCGAACGTGGTCCCGTCGCCATCGACTCAATCAAGAATCATCGCTCTGCCTATCTGATGGCAGTGGGCGGGTCGGCCTATCTGGTATCCAAAGCCATTCGTGGCGCCAAAGTAGTCGGGTTCGAAGACCTGGGTATGGAAGCAATCTACGAATTTGATGTGAAGGATATGCCAGTGACGGTTGCCGTTGACTCCAGTGGCACTTCGGTGCACAAGACGGGGCCGCGTGAGTGGCAGGCAAAAATCGGTATTATTCCGGTGCCTGCATGA
- a CDS encoding alpha/beta fold hydrolase: MGIAMRTVAVALPAIALLAGCAQTGGINVKEVGSYHIGGEPVTLKGLPTKKMVYSPGSPPVTLNPNGDFVAGQMYTRYTILENPRASVPMLMWHGGGLSGTTYETKPDGKPGWEMDFLRDGWSVYVSDAVERGRASWARYPEIFQGEPVFRTKKEAWELFRIGKTYASDPKSRQAIPGTLFPIADFDQFTKQSIPRWATNDERTQRAYDQYVQQACPCVIVVHSQGGNFALTSALKYPDKVKAVVLVEPSGSPDPDKTDLAPLRNVPMLWVWGDYIQDYPFWKSIKERQERFRAALNQAGGQGDLLDLPAKGIHGNSHMIMMDTNSRQISGLIQDWLKTQGLVR, from the coding sequence ATGGGTATTGCTATGCGAACTGTAGCGGTGGCGCTGCCAGCCATCGCACTATTGGCCGGATGCGCGCAAACTGGCGGGATAAACGTAAAGGAAGTCGGCAGCTATCACATCGGTGGCGAGCCGGTCACACTCAAAGGCTTGCCAACCAAGAAAATGGTGTATAGCCCCGGCTCGCCTCCGGTAACGCTCAATCCCAATGGCGATTTCGTCGCCGGACAAATGTACACGCGTTACACCATCCTGGAAAATCCGCGGGCCAGTGTGCCTATGCTGATGTGGCACGGCGGTGGTCTATCCGGTACAACGTATGAAACCAAACCTGACGGCAAACCAGGCTGGGAAATGGATTTTCTGCGCGACGGCTGGAGTGTGTATGTGAGCGATGCAGTCGAACGTGGCCGCGCATCATGGGCACGCTATCCTGAAATTTTCCAGGGAGAGCCGGTGTTTCGCACCAAAAAGGAAGCCTGGGAATTGTTCCGCATTGGCAAGACCTATGCGAGCGATCCGAAATCTCGGCAGGCCATCCCAGGTACGCTGTTCCCCATAGCCGACTTTGACCAGTTCACCAAGCAAAGCATACCGCGCTGGGCGACCAATGACGAACGCACGCAGCGCGCCTATGACCAGTATGTGCAGCAGGCCTGCCCATGCGTGATTGTTGTGCACAGTCAGGGCGGAAATTTTGCGCTCACATCGGCCCTGAAATACCCGGACAAAGTCAAGGCGGTGGTGTTGGTCGAACCCAGCGGTTCGCCAGACCCGGATAAAACAGATCTGGCGCCTTTGCGCAATGTGCCGATGCTATGGGTCTGGGGTGATTACATTCAGGACTATCCATTCTGGAAGAGCATCAAGGAGCGGCAGGAACGATTCCGCGCTGCTTTGAACCAGGCTGGCGGCCAAGGTGATCTGCTGGATCTGCCGGCCAAGGGAATCCACGGCAACAGCCACATGATCATGATGGACACCAATTCCCGGCAAATATCAGGATTGATTCAGGATTGGCTAAAAACCCAGGGGCTGGTGCGTTGA
- a CDS encoding peptide ABC transporter ATP-binding protein, whose amino-acid sequence MNDIVLKTENLTRYYDVSQGFMKPRATLKALNGVSLSLQRGKTLAVVGESGCGKSTLARQITMIEAPTSGTLWLDGDQVDAGSSSQIKALRSKVQMVFQNPYGSLNPRRKIGDQLEEPLIINTSLKSAERKERVRDMMQRVGLRPEHYYRYPHMFSGGQRQRVAIARAMMLRPSIVVADEPTSALDVSIQAQVLNLFLDLQDQLHTSYVFISHNLSVVEHVADEVMVMYLGRVAESGPKQTLYEKPLHPYTQALLSATPSIYPEKRTVKIKIEGELPSPLNPPSGCTFHKRCPHAVAQCSDQEPVLREVAGRQVACHLAEQFV is encoded by the coding sequence ATGAATGATATCGTATTGAAAACAGAAAACCTGACGCGCTATTATGATGTGTCGCAAGGGTTTATGAAGCCGCGTGCCACGCTCAAGGCGCTCAATGGCGTGTCGCTTTCATTGCAGCGGGGCAAAACCCTGGCGGTGGTGGGCGAATCCGGTTGCGGCAAATCGACGCTGGCGCGGCAGATCACCATGATCGAAGCCCCGACCTCCGGGACATTATGGCTCGACGGGGATCAGGTGGATGCCGGATCGTCGTCACAGATCAAGGCCTTGCGCAGCAAGGTGCAAATGGTGTTTCAGAATCCCTATGGTTCGCTGAACCCGCGCCGCAAGATTGGCGATCAGCTGGAAGAGCCGCTGATCATCAATACCAGCCTGAAAAGCGCCGAGCGCAAGGAGCGCGTGCGTGACATGATGCAGCGCGTTGGCTTGCGCCCCGAGCACTATTATCGTTACCCGCATATGTTCTCTGGCGGTCAGCGCCAGCGTGTGGCTATTGCCCGCGCCATGATGCTGCGCCCCAGTATCGTCGTGGCCGATGAACCTACTTCGGCACTGGATGTATCCATCCAGGCACAGGTCCTCAATCTTTTCCTTGATTTGCAGGATCAATTGCATACGTCATATGTGTTCATTTCCCATAATCTGTCGGTGGTGGAGCATGTCGCTGACGAGGTCATGGTGATGTATCTGGGGCGGGTTGCAGAAAGCGGGCCGAAACAGACTTTGTATGAAAAGCCATTGCATCCATACACGCAGGCGCTGCTGTCGGCAACACCTTCGATCTATCCGGAAAAACGGACCGTGAAGATCAAGATTGAAGGTGAATTGCCGTCGCCGTTGAATCCTCCTTCGGGATGCACGTTCCATAAGCGCTGCCCACATGCGGTGGCACAATGCAGTGATCAGGAGCCGGTATTGCGTGAAGTGGCGGGTCGGCAGGTTGCCTGTCATCTGGCCGAGCAGTTCGTGTAA
- a CDS encoding ABC transporter permease subunit, translating to MNPLSLTDTHVATTGAITYPSPLREFIVSFSNNRGAVAGFCFLVLMVLAAVLAPWLAPYDPLMQFRDHMLQPPAWQQGGSAAYLLGTDEAGRDILSRLMHGARLSLVIGFSAVIITLVPGILLGLLAAFFPNTAGRVLMRMADIMMSLPSVLLAIAIMAVLGPGITNAMIAIAVVGLPGYMRIVRASAMSELSKDYVMASRVTGAGVVRLMFITVLPNCMAPLIVQATLGFSSAILDIAALGFLGLGVQPPAPEWGTMLATARDYITSAWWVVTFPGLTILLTVLAINLVGDGLRDALDPKLKRAA from the coding sequence ATGAATCCCCTCTCTTTGACTGACACCCATGTCGCAACGACCGGTGCGATCACGTATCCGTCTCCGCTGCGCGAGTTTATCGTCAGCTTTTCCAACAACCGTGGCGCGGTTGCCGGCTTCTGTTTTCTGGTGCTCATGGTGCTGGCCGCCGTGCTGGCGCCCTGGCTGGCTCCGTACGATCCCCTGATGCAGTTTCGCGATCATATGCTGCAACCGCCGGCCTGGCAGCAAGGGGGTAGCGCCGCCTATCTGCTGGGCACCGATGAGGCGGGGCGGGACATTCTCTCGCGACTGATGCATGGTGCACGGCTGTCGCTGGTCATTGGTTTTTCAGCTGTGATTATCACACTTGTGCCGGGCATTCTGCTTGGCCTGCTGGCGGCTTTTTTTCCGAATACCGCAGGGCGTGTGCTTATGCGCATGGCCGACATCATGATGTCTTTGCCTTCGGTGCTGCTGGCCATTGCGATCATGGCGGTGCTTGGTCCCGGTATCACAAATGCAATGATTGCAATCGCGGTCGTGGGTTTGCCCGGCTATATGCGCATCGTGCGGGCCTCGGCCATGAGCGAACTGAGCAAGGACTACGTCATGGCATCCAGGGTCACTGGCGCTGGTGTAGTGCGTCTGATGTTTATCACTGTGCTGCCCAACTGCATGGCGCCGCTGATCGTGCAGGCGACGCTGGGGTTCTCCTCGGCTATTCTGGATATCGCAGCCCTGGGCTTTCTGGGGCTGGGTGTGCAGCCGCCGGCACCCGAGTGGGGCACCATGCTTGCCACGGCGCGCGATTACATTACCAGTGCCTGGTGGGTGGTCACCTTTCCCGGCTTGACCATTCTGCTTACAGTACTGGCCATCAATCTGGTGGGCGATGGCCTGCGCGATGCGCTGGATCCCAAACTGAAACGCGCGGCATAG
- a CDS encoding ABC transporter ATP-binding protein: MSLLNIRNLCVRFGTKDKPFLAVDGVDLTVDQGELLGIVGESGSGKSVSMMAMMGLLDGQGTVTAEQMLFDGQELSALTARQKRKIIGKDIAMIFQDPMTALNPSYTVGFQIEEVLKVHIGLDRKARRQRAIELMREVEIPDPERRLSAYPHQLSGGMSQRVAIAMAIACEPRLLIADEPTTALDVTIQAQIMDLLLRLQKERGMALLMITHDLAVVSEVAQRVVVMYAGQVAETGAVRDVFFEPAHPYTQALIASIPESCRGSRRLSTLPGMVPGQYDRPSGCLLSPRCPIAQERCVRERPELISYADRAVRCHTPLVPLQEIKS; the protein is encoded by the coding sequence ATGAGTTTATTGAACATCCGTAACCTGTGCGTGCGATTTGGCACCAAGGACAAACCCTTTCTTGCTGTCGACGGCGTTGATTTGACTGTAGACCAGGGCGAGCTGCTGGGCATTGTGGGCGAGTCCGGTTCGGGCAAGTCGGTGTCCATGATGGCCATGATGGGTTTGCTGGACGGGCAGGGTACCGTGACTGCGGAGCAGATGCTGTTTGACGGGCAGGAATTGTCTGCATTGACTGCCAGGCAGAAGCGCAAGATTATCGGCAAGGATATTGCCATGATTTTCCAGGATCCGATGACCGCGTTAAACCCCAGCTATACCGTGGGCTTTCAGATTGAGGAAGTGCTCAAGGTGCATATCGGCCTGGATCGCAAGGCCCGTCGCCAGCGCGCCATTGAGCTGATGCGCGAAGTGGAAATTCCCGATCCTGAGCGCAGACTGTCGGCGTACCCCCATCAGTTGTCCGGCGGCATGAGTCAGCGTGTGGCCATTGCCATGGCGATTGCCTGCGAGCCGCGCCTATTGATTGCCGATGAGCCGACGACTGCGCTGGATGTGACGATCCAGGCGCAAATCATGGACTTGCTGCTGCGTTTGCAAAAAGAACGCGGCATGGCTCTGCTCATGATTACGCACGACCTGGCTGTCGTCTCGGAAGTCGCGCAGCGTGTAGTGGTCATGTATGCAGGACAAGTTGCTGAAACCGGTGCAGTGCGGGACGTTTTTTTTGAGCCGGCGCACCCATATACGCAGGCGTTGATTGCCTCCATTCCCGAATCGTGCCGTGGTTCTCGGCGTTTATCCACACTGCCTGGTATGGTGCCGGGGCAATACGATCGTCCGTCGGGCTGTCTGCTCTCTCCGCGCTGTCCTATCGCCCAGGAGCGTTGTGTGCGTGAGCGTCCGGAACTGATCAGCTATGCCGACAGGGCAGTGCGCTGTCATACACCGCTGGTGCCCTTGCAGGAAATCAAGTCATGA